One genomic segment of Petrotoga olearia DSM 13574 includes these proteins:
- a CDS encoding VIT1/CCC1 transporter family protein — MENSQIDSKTKKHLLNFQKNELTEYLIYKRLSKSTKDTKNKKVLESIASEELKHHDFWKSYTNEDVKPNYLLVMFYFILSKILGLTFSLKLMENGEERAQTSYEDVSNIVPQAKQVEAEEDKHERELLEMIEEERLNYVGSIVLGLNDALVELTGALAGLTFALQNGTIIATSGLITGIAASLSMAASEYLSKRAENDERALKSATYTGITYIITVFFLILPYLLMPNKYFLSLIITLIIAVIIILVFNFYISVAKDLNFKSRFLEMAGISLGVAGLTFFIGFIVRITLGVSI, encoded by the coding sequence ATGGAAAATTCACAAATCGACTCAAAAACAAAAAAACATTTATTAAATTTCCAAAAGAACGAGTTAACGGAATATCTGATTTATAAAAGGTTATCTAAATCTACTAAAGATACCAAAAATAAAAAAGTCTTAGAAAGCATAGCAAGTGAAGAATTAAAACACCACGATTTTTGGAAAAGTTATACTAACGAAGATGTTAAACCAAATTACTTATTAGTTATGTTCTATTTCATACTTTCTAAAATACTTGGATTAACCTTCAGTTTGAAGCTCATGGAAAATGGCGAAGAAAGGGCTCAGACCTCCTACGAAGATGTTTCCAATATAGTCCCCCAAGCAAAACAGGTTGAAGCAGAAGAAGATAAGCATGAACGTGAACTTTTAGAAATGATAGAAGAAGAAAGATTAAATTATGTGGGATCGATTGTGTTGGGTTTAAACGATGCATTAGTCGAATTGACTGGCGCATTGGCAGGTCTGACCTTTGCCCTTCAAAACGGAACAATAATAGCTACATCTGGATTAATAACAGGAATAGCTGCATCATTGTCAATGGCAGCATCCGAGTATCTATCAAAAAGAGCCGAAAACGACGAGAGAGCGTTAAAGTCCGCAACTTACACGGGGATTACATATATAATTACGGTATTTTTTTTAATTCTTCCTTATTTGTTAATGCCAAATAAATATTTTTTAAGTTTAATTATAACTTTAATAATAGCTGTTATAATAATATTGGTTTTCAATTTTTATATTTCTGTAGCCAAAGATCTAAACTTCAAAAGTAGATTTCTTGAAATGGCGGGTATAAGTTTAGGTGTTGCGGGATTAACCTTTTTTATAGGGTTCATCGTTAGAATCACTTTGGGCGTTTCAATTTAA
- a CDS encoding HD domain-containing phosphohydrolase — protein MKKNTKARLLLLLLILSGIYSLATTNILILNSYNPGLSWSDRELEGIYSVLKDEESINIYVEYLDSKRFGDDKSLNIFKEYFERKFSNFRFDVVIALDNNAFDFVLSNYESLFLGTPIVYAGINYYQEYDLSSLDFVSGIVEIHDIKETLELALNLHPNTENVYVIVDNQTKTGKLFKQEVENDVIPEFEDINFIFLSDSLDQIKQELDTPLQNSIVLLLAFSKDIYGNFYDYTEIEVYMGQFENLPIYVTSRAYMANNVVGGKITSAYDQGLKAGEIAKGLLSGVNIKELPRIYFPDNKYVFNFPQLERFGISTKSLPADSTIENKPPSFYENYPVIFWLIMILVPFSIIFIYVLREENLKLHSLLKELNQVKEEAQSYNEELTAANEQLTSYNEELISQNEEIQSNYQEIEQLNNKMINLLEIISELGNEELKEEDFFQKFLNTLIIEIPEADYGSVSIIEEDSWRFLAALGHDINGLNSLNLKKSYALRVENATVFDNINSVNEETMPQDVVILISKFTKPIKSTLLKAIKIDENRYLDVSLDIKEGSDEKFSEQSVRFFDSILNLAKMFFVNRIRTQEVKNAYATFSSKLSILAESHDENSKKHIYRVSELSAFFAEKLGLPKEQVERIRDFSPLHDVGKLFIPAEILNKPGKLNEKEWEEIKKHPLYADNLLEGSYFETAKKIALYHHERYDGNGYPFRLRGKQIPIEAQIVGLVDVYDALRSKRSYKEAFSHREAVDILLHGDNRTKPEHFNPKLLEILKRYEREIEELYKKYEE, from the coding sequence TTGAAAAAAAACACTAAAGCCCGATTATTGTTATTATTACTCATCTTGTCTGGGATTTATTCTTTAGCCACTACTAATATCCTAATTTTAAATTCATATAATCCAGGTTTGTCCTGGTCAGATAGGGAATTAGAAGGTATATATTCGGTTTTAAAAGATGAAGAAAGCATAAATATATATGTAGAATATCTTGATAGCAAAAGGTTTGGAGATGATAAAAGCTTAAACATATTCAAAGAGTACTTTGAAAGAAAATTTAGTAATTTTAGATTCGATGTTGTTATTGCGCTGGATAATAATGCTTTTGATTTTGTTTTATCAAATTATGAGTCGCTTTTTTTGGGAACTCCTATAGTGTATGCCGGGATCAATTACTATCAAGAATACGATTTGAGTTCATTAGACTTTGTAAGTGGAATTGTAGAGATTCATGATATAAAAGAAACATTAGAATTAGCTCTAAATCTTCATCCAAATACAGAGAATGTTTATGTGATTGTTGATAATCAGACTAAAACAGGAAAACTTTTCAAGCAAGAAGTGGAAAATGATGTAATACCTGAATTTGAGGATATTAATTTTATCTTTCTGAGTGATTCGTTAGATCAAATAAAACAAGAGCTTGATACACCTTTGCAAAACTCAATAGTACTTCTTTTGGCTTTTAGTAAAGATATTTATGGAAATTTTTATGATTATACAGAAATAGAGGTATATATGGGACAATTTGAGAATCTTCCCATTTATGTTACCTCACGCGCGTATATGGCCAACAACGTTGTAGGAGGTAAAATTACCAGTGCATACGATCAAGGACTGAAAGCCGGAGAAATAGCAAAGGGCTTATTAAGCGGAGTTAATATTAAAGAGTTACCAAGAATTTACTTCCCTGATAATAAATACGTTTTTAATTTTCCCCAGTTGGAAAGATTTGGTATTTCAACCAAGAGTCTACCTGCAGATTCAACAATAGAGAACAAGCCTCCTTCTTTTTATGAAAATTACCCTGTGATTTTTTGGCTAATAATGATTCTAGTGCCTTTTTCTATTATATTTATATATGTTCTAAGAGAAGAAAATTTAAAACTTCACTCTCTTTTGAAGGAATTAAACCAGGTAAAGGAAGAGGCTCAAAGTTATAATGAAGAGCTTACAGCAGCAAATGAACAATTAACTTCCTACAACGAAGAGTTAATATCACAAAATGAGGAAATACAGAGTAATTATCAGGAGATAGAACAACTGAATAATAAAATGATTAATCTGTTAGAAATTATCTCTGAATTAGGAAATGAAGAGTTAAAAGAGGAAGATTTCTTTCAGAAATTTTTAAATACTTTAATCATTGAAATTCCGGAAGCTGACTATGGGAGTGTTTCTATAATAGAAGAAGACAGTTGGAGATTTTTAGCTGCGCTGGGTCATGATATTAACGGTTTAAATAGTTTGAATCTTAAAAAAAGTTATGCCTTACGTGTAGAAAATGCAACAGTATTTGATAATATTAATTCCGTAAATGAGGAAACAATGCCTCAAGATGTAGTCATTTTAATATCCAAATTCACCAAGCCAATAAAATCTACTCTACTGAAAGCCATAAAAATAGATGAAAATCGATATTTAGATGTTTCGCTTGATATTAAAGAAGGTAGCGATGAAAAGTTTTCTGAACAATCCGTTAGATTTTTTGATTCCATTTTAAATCTGGCAAAAATGTTTTTTGTTAATAGAATAAGAACGCAAGAAGTAAAAAATGCTTATGCAACCTTTTCTAGCAAACTTTCTATATTAGCAGAATCACACGATGAAAACAGTAAAAAACATATATACCGTGTAAGTGAATTATCTGCCTTTTTTGCTGAAAAATTAGGCTTACCCAAAGAACAAGTTGAAAGGATAAGAGATTTTTCTCCCCTTCACGATGTGGGGAAACTTTTTATTCCTGCCGAGATACTTAATAAACCAGGTAAACTAAACGAAAAAGAATGGGAAGAAATCAAAAAACATCCACTATATGCGGATAATTTATTGGAAGGTTCATATTTCGAAACAGCAAAAAAAATTGCCCTTTACCATCATGAACGTTACGATGGAAATGGGTATCCTTTTAGATTAAGGGGCAAGCAGATTCCCATTGAAGCCCAAATTGTTGGCTTAGTAGATGTATACGACGCCTTAAGATCAAAGAGAAGTTATAAAGAAGCTTTCTCACATAGGGAAGCGGTTGACATATTGTTACATGGGGATAACAGGACAAAACCAGAACATTTTAACCCAAAACTGTTGGAAATATTGAAAAGATATGAGAGAGAAATAGAAGAACTATATAAAAAATACGAAGAATAA
- a CDS encoding methyl-accepting chemotaxis protein — translation MKRISTKIILSSTLLVIAAVTVVSIVSIFRSTSLLEEYSLSGVENLTASLASDLSSQISIIEIVVDNYSDSAFLGFDPFIASFSNAEVIKFLDRAKDVPKNFSQKVEGNVTSFIVFNPDMLRTKELYSLYYIESEDKNLKNEYIKLDDTFNPENKKYQWFFEVRDKEEGVWTDIYFDEYLQSNVITYSVPYFDPEDGTFVGVAGISFPLEYFANLIEKELGYEKAYAYLVDDNFNVISHPLYESGKSIVEEISDYLETINSNTEGTFVERLNGEQFLTSYSKLPNDWILFLNLPQSEIYSEINSLTLLIILITVLGVIVAIVVAYFVGKGISKPIKDFSNVLLKFGEGNLDVEFESKSKDEVGEMARSFSKMRDNLKETIESIKDVSYRVEASSKELKEASQKFKKSGEEVLEEAKNIELISEDSASSVEEITSGIEEIASSAQSLSSAAQELSNSAEMTQSQANKGMESIHNIVKKIEVGVEQSKEAEENVSKLLEKAENIGNIIQTINSITEQTNLLALNAAIEAARAGEAGRGFAVVADEIRKLAEESGKATDEIAKILEDLKKGTNNVNDVTNKTVTTIAEINEEANKVREQFESILGEINGMISGVENVTASSQEQSASTQEMSSSMERIARTVNETSEKIKEIKILMQSQSENAGSLNERAEELEKLSKNLNSAISKFKLSSE, via the coding sequence TTGAAAAGAATCAGTACCAAGATTATTTTATCTTCTACCTTGTTAGTGATCGCAGCGGTAACAGTTGTAAGTATCGTATCAATTTTTAGATCCACTTCTCTTCTAGAAGAATATTCACTAAGCGGGGTTGAGAATTTAACTGCGAGTCTTGCATCTGATCTAAGTTCGCAAATAAGTATTATCGAAATAGTCGTAGACAATTATAGCGACTCCGCTTTTTTGGGATTTGATCCTTTTATAGCGAGTTTTTCAAATGCCGAAGTAATAAAATTTTTAGATAGAGCTAAAGATGTACCTAAAAATTTTTCACAAAAAGTAGAAGGTAATGTTACCTCCTTCATAGTATTCAATCCTGATATGTTAAGGACAAAAGAATTATATTCTCTTTACTACATTGAAAGCGAGGATAAAAATCTAAAAAATGAATATATAAAATTAGACGATACTTTTAATCCTGAAAATAAAAAATATCAGTGGTTTTTTGAAGTAAGAGACAAAGAAGAAGGTGTTTGGACCGATATATACTTTGATGAATATTTACAGTCAAACGTAATTACTTATTCCGTTCCTTATTTCGATCCAGAAGACGGGACTTTTGTTGGTGTTGCTGGGATTAGTTTTCCTTTAGAATATTTTGCTAACCTCATTGAAAAAGAATTAGGATACGAAAAAGCATATGCGTACTTAGTTGATGATAATTTTAATGTAATTTCTCATCCTCTTTATGAATCTGGAAAGAGTATAGTAGAAGAAATATCGGATTATTTAGAAACAATAAACTCAAATACAGAAGGGACTTTTGTAGAAAGATTAAATGGTGAACAATTTTTAACGAGTTATTCGAAGCTACCCAATGACTGGATTTTGTTCTTAAATTTACCCCAGAGTGAAATATACAGTGAGATAAATAGTTTAACGCTGCTTATAATCCTAATAACGGTTTTAGGAGTTATTGTGGCAATAGTAGTTGCTTACTTTGTTGGAAAAGGTATCTCAAAACCAATAAAAGATTTTTCAAACGTTTTATTAAAATTTGGAGAAGGGAATTTGGATGTAGAGTTCGAAAGTAAGTCCAAAGATGAAGTAGGAGAAATGGCTCGATCATTTAGTAAAATGCGAGATAACTTAAAAGAAACGATTGAAAGCATTAAAGATGTCTCTTACAGAGTCGAAGCATCTTCAAAAGAGTTAAAAGAAGCCTCCCAAAAATTCAAAAAGTCAGGAGAAGAAGTTCTAGAAGAAGCAAAAAATATAGAGTTAATTTCGGAAGATAGTGCCTCATCGGTTGAAGAGATCACATCCGGTATTGAGGAAATTGCCTCTTCAGCACAAAGTTTATCGTCAGCCGCACAAGAGTTATCTAATTCAGCTGAAATGACTCAAAGTCAAGCTAATAAAGGTATGGAAAGTATTCACAATATAGTAAAGAAAATAGAAGTTGGTGTAGAACAATCCAAAGAAGCAGAAGAAAATGTTTCAAAACTTTTGGAAAAAGCAGAAAATATCGGAAATATTATTCAAACTATAAATTCCATAACCGAACAGACGAACCTGTTAGCACTGAACGCAGCGATAGAAGCAGCAAGGGCAGGGGAAGCGGGAAGAGGATTCGCCGTTGTAGCTGATGAAATAAGAAAATTAGCAGAAGAAAGTGGTAAAGCAACAGATGAAATCGCCAAAATTCTAGAAGACCTAAAAAAAGGTACAAACAACGTCAACGATGTAACCAATAAAACAGTTACTACTATTGCAGAAATAAACGAAGAAGCCAACAAGGTTAGAGAACAATTTGAAAGCATATTAGGTGAGATAAATGGGATGATTTCGGGGGTTGAAAACGTCACTGCTAGTTCGCAAGAGCAAAGTGCCAGTACGCAGGAAATGAGTTCTTCAATGGAAAGAATAGCTAGAACGGTAAATGAAACCAGCGAAAAGATAAAAGAAATTAAGATACTGATGCAAAGTCAATCTGAAAACGCCGGCTCACTTAATGAAAGAGCTGAAGAATTAGAAAAACTTTCTAAAAATCTCAATTCAGCTATTTCAAAATTCAAATTGAGTAGTGAATAA
- a CDS encoding Rqc2 family fibronectin-binding protein, which translates to MPFDGLVLHKVLKEIKDNIMGDRIKNIYQPIKSQVLIQFSQSFVLFSLKSPSYVILLFQKPNVPIQPANFSQFLRKKIRNGRVINVEQLGLDRIGYFEIESYDQETSAMRKYKLFFELMGRNSNLILINEDNKVEESLKRVYEEFRPVIPGVKYLPYYDDSQTNILEENIENIENIDFNRLMGFSKKSIAFLQEIGIQKAIQDLKKPYLFYFNEGNTYDFSAITPNNFKHKVLKPSEALLKVFQERVEQSRLLEIKRDLEKKVKSEIDRLEKTKEQILKDLNEEKNLKDLEKKGELLQTYLYKIKKGERYFTVNDWNTGEEVTIEIDPLLSPTQNLEKLYKNIKRTKAKVEYAKKRIKKINNELEYFNQLFETISSAEEIETLIEIKEEMKDIGLISENKKSKRERKVKTTFRKFNYKGYEILVGKNNKQNDELTRSAAQADIWLHTHEISGSHTIIKSSGKEIPEEVIDYAARVAATFSKAKMSSNVAVDYTQRKNVWKPKGAKPGMWLYKNYETIIVEPFREMP; encoded by the coding sequence TTGCCTTTTGATGGTTTGGTATTACATAAAGTTTTAAAAGAAATAAAAGACAATATTATGGGGGATAGAATTAAAAATATTTATCAACCTATCAAATCCCAAGTGTTAATTCAGTTTTCTCAAAGTTTTGTGCTTTTTTCATTAAAAAGTCCTTCTTATGTGATCTTACTTTTTCAAAAACCAAACGTACCCATACAGCCAGCAAACTTTTCTCAGTTTTTAAGAAAAAAGATAAGAAACGGAAGAGTGATAAATGTCGAACAGTTAGGTTTAGATAGGATAGGTTACTTTGAAATTGAAAGCTACGATCAAGAAACCTCTGCTATGAGAAAATATAAGCTATTTTTCGAATTAATGGGAAGAAATTCTAACTTAATACTCATTAACGAAGATAATAAAGTAGAAGAATCTTTAAAAAGGGTTTATGAAGAATTTAGACCCGTAATTCCTGGGGTTAAATACCTACCTTACTACGATGATTCTCAAACAAATATATTGGAAGAAAATATAGAAAACATTGAAAATATTGATTTTAATAGATTGATGGGGTTTTCTAAAAAATCAATAGCTTTTTTGCAAGAAATAGGTATCCAAAAAGCTATACAAGATCTTAAAAAACCTTATCTTTTCTACTTTAACGAAGGGAACACATATGATTTCTCCGCAATAACCCCTAATAATTTTAAACACAAGGTATTAAAACCATCGGAAGCATTGCTTAAAGTTTTTCAAGAAAGGGTTGAACAGTCTCGATTATTAGAAATAAAAAGAGATTTAGAAAAAAAGGTAAAAAGTGAAATAGACAGACTAGAAAAGACCAAAGAACAAATATTAAAAGATTTAAATGAAGAAAAAAATCTAAAAGATTTGGAAAAAAAGGGAGAGCTTCTTCAAACTTATCTCTACAAAATAAAAAAAGGTGAAAGATATTTTACAGTAAATGATTGGAATACTGGTGAGGAAGTTACAATCGAGATAGATCCCCTTTTATCCCCAACGCAAAACTTGGAAAAGCTGTATAAAAATATAAAAAGGACAAAGGCAAAAGTCGAATATGCTAAAAAAAGAATAAAAAAGATTAATAACGAGCTTGAATATTTTAATCAGTTATTTGAAACAATATCTTCCGCAGAAGAAATTGAAACCTTAATAGAGATTAAAGAAGAGATGAAAGATATAGGGCTGATAAGTGAAAACAAAAAGTCTAAAAGAGAAAGAAAAGTAAAAACAACTTTTAGGAAATTTAATTACAAAGGCTATGAAATACTAGTTGGGAAAAATAACAAACAAAACGATGAATTAACAAGATCCGCAGCACAGGCCGATATCTGGCTACATACACATGAAATCTCCGGCTCTCATACAATAATAAAATCTTCTGGTAAAGAAATACCAGAAGAAGTAATAGATTACGCAGCAAGAGTTGCTGCAACATTTTCTAAAGCAAAAATGTCCTCCAATGTAGCGGTTGATTACACTCAAAGAAAAAACGTATGGAAACCAAAAGGAGCAAAGCCAGGAATGTGGCTGTATAAAAATTATGAAACCATTATCGTTGAACCTTTTAGAGAAATGCCATGA